One Actinomycetota bacterium DNA segment encodes these proteins:
- a CDS encoding NADH-quinone oxidoreductase subunit D — protein MTTKEKTSPTQLMEINLGPQHPATHGVFRMVLTLDGERVIKAVPHIGYLHRGIEKLAENLEYFQITPLLDRLDYVANLNNELSYVMAVEKLAGIKVPERAEYIRVIMAEFNRIMSHFVWFGPFTNDIGLFGTGFLYAMRDREYIQRLFEKVTGGRMHYNYLVPGGLRADLPDGWIEEANALLDRIPEMIAEYEYLIEDNEIFRLRTKGIGRLSPEVALRYGVTGPVLRASGIAADLRKDEPYSVYDKLDFNVITAEDGDNFARYKVRMEEIKESVKIIRQALEKLPAGAIIGKTQRHINPPAGEVYARTEHPKGEFGVFMTSDGGEKPYRIKFRSPSYCNLMGAVTTLPGLVLADLISTMASVDIVMGCIDR, from the coding sequence ATGACGACGAAGGAAAAGACTTCACCAACTCAATTAATGGAAATCAATCTGGGGCCTCAGCATCCGGCGACCCACGGGGTCTTTCGCATGGTACTGACGTTGGACGGGGAGAGGGTCATCAAGGCCGTCCCACACATCGGTTACCTTCATAGAGGCATAGAAAAGCTGGCGGAAAACTTAGAGTATTTCCAGATCACGCCGCTTTTGGATCGGCTTGATTACGTTGCCAACCTAAACAATGAACTCTCGTATGTGATGGCGGTGGAGAAACTGGCCGGCATCAAAGTGCCGGAGCGCGCTGAATACATTCGGGTAATCATGGCCGAATTCAACAGGATCATGTCTCACTTCGTCTGGTTCGGACCTTTTACGAATGACATCGGTTTGTTCGGGACGGGCTTTCTTTACGCGATGCGCGACAGGGAGTATATCCAGCGGCTGTTTGAAAAGGTAACCGGCGGCCGTATGCACTATAACTATTTAGTCCCGGGCGGCTTAAGAGCCGATCTGCCTGACGGATGGATAGAAGAGGCGAACGCGCTGCTCGACCGGATTCCCGAGATGATCGCGGAGTATGAATATTTAATCGAGGATAACGAGATATTCCGTCTACGGACCAAGGGAATAGGCCGCCTCAGCCCAGAAGTCGCTTTGAGGTACGGTGTTACAGGACCAGTTCTCAGAGCAAGCGGCATCGCGGCGGACTTGCGCAAGGACGAACCCTATTCCGTTTATGACAAGCTCGACTTCAACGTCATCACGGCCGAGGATGGCGACAACTTCGCCCGCTACAAAGTGAGGATGGAAGAGATCAAAGAGTCGGTCAAAATCATCCGCCAGGCACTGGAAAAACTGCCGGCCGGCGCGATTATCGGGAAGACTCAACGCCATATCAATCCGCCCGCGGGCGAAGTATATGCGCGAACCGAGCACCCTAAAGGCGAATTCGGTGTCTTTATGACCAGCGACGGCGGCGAGAAACCCTACCGAATCAAGTTCAGGAGTCCGTCTTACTGCAACCTGATGGGCGCCGTTACAACCCTGCCGGGCTTAGTGCTGGCCGACTTGATATCGACTATGGCCAGCGTTGACATTGTAATGGGGTGTATAGATCGATGA
- a CDS encoding NADH-quinone oxidoreductase subunit C → MTPLADLRQILTDIFGLAISFEESKDGELIVIVKPEGIHGMMKLLRDNQDCRFDFLRCLSGVDYPDYVEIAYHLRSRSTSNNAVVKTKVAKKNPVVMSVTDLWAGADWHERETAELFGVTFEGHPDPRKLLLPDGYDKYPLRKDFKP, encoded by the coding sequence ATGACTCCTTTAGCGGACCTCCGCCAGATACTCACCGATATCTTCGGCTTGGCAATCTCTTTTGAGGAGAGCAAGGACGGCGAGCTGATCGTAATAGTCAAGCCGGAAGGCATTCACGGCATGATGAAGTTGCTGAGGGATAATCAGGATTGCCGATTCGATTTCTTGCGTTGTCTAAGCGGCGTAGACTATCCGGATTACGTCGAGATCGCATATCACCTTCGCTCGAGGAGCACGAGCAACAACGCAGTCGTCAAGACGAAGGTAGCTAAGAAGAATCCGGTCGTTATGTCGGTTACCGACCTCTGGGCCGGCGCCGATTGGCATGAAAGGGAAACGGCCGAACTGTTCGGCGTCACTTTTGAAGGTCATCCGGATCCGAGAAAACTGCTCCTGCCTGACGGATACGACAAATACCCGTTAAGGAAGGATTTCAAACCCTAA
- a CDS encoding NADH-quinone oxidoreductase subunit B family protein has protein sequence MGLSEKYGVDNIILAKADDLIRLAQKSSLWPLTFGLACCAIEMMAAYAPHYDMNRLGVLPFPASPRQADLMIVAGTITDKMAPAVVRLYDQMADPKWVIAMGACAIGGGPFADSYSVVKGAAKIIPVDVILPGCPPRPEALIDSVIQLQKRIQAGG, from the coding sequence ATGGGTCTTTCCGAAAAGTACGGCGTTGATAATATTATTCTCGCCAAAGCCGATGATTTAATCCGGCTGGCGCAGAAATCCTCACTTTGGCCGCTAACGTTCGGTCTAGCTTGCTGCGCCATCGAGATGATGGCGGCCTATGCTCCCCACTACGATATGAACCGCTTGGGCGTCCTGCCGTTCCCGGCCAGCCCTCGCCAAGCGGATCTAATGATCGTCGCCGGCACAATAACCGACAAAATGGCGCCGGCGGTCGTCAGGCTTTATGATCAGATGGCCGATCCGAAATGGGTGATCGCCATGGGCGCCTGCGCAATCGGCGGCGGTCCTTTCGCCGATTCCTATTCAGTCGTCAAGGGCGCCGCCAAAATCATCCCAGTCGACGTTATCTTGCCAGGTTGTCCACCTCGTCCGGAGGCCTTGATTGATAGCGTCATTCAGCTGCAGAAGCGGATTCAGGCGGGGGGATAA
- the galT gene encoding galactose-1-phosphate uridylyltransferase, whose amino-acid sequence MAELRKDPTTRRWAIIATERWKRPNDLAKKKGGGKKKKFCPFDEGSEELATATVYPHFKHSGKWKVWVTPNKFPALAYEGVPKTTIKGMFTTIEAVGGHEVFVDSAKHNATLANMKPVEIEAILNAYRERYKFWVMDDRVKYVLIFKNYGPDAGASLVHPHSQLTATPVVPPRVVEEMEKGERYYKDRKRCIICDLIRDEIALGKRVAYMNDRFIVICPFASRFPFETMILPREHSSNFMDVSDSDIEALADIMSKLFRRMKDLLNDPSFNYLVHVSPQYAPNLRFYHWHIEIIPRMTEVAGFEWGAGIYINPTPPEEAARELKGE is encoded by the coding sequence GTGGCCGAACTACGTAAAGACCCGACGACCAGACGCTGGGCGATAATAGCGACCGAGCGCTGGAAACGTCCAAACGACCTTGCCAAGAAAAAGGGCGGAGGCAAGAAGAAGAAGTTCTGTCCTTTCGACGAGGGGTCTGAAGAGCTGGCCACCGCGACCGTCTACCCCCATTTCAAACACTCGGGAAAGTGGAAAGTCTGGGTTACGCCGAACAAGTTCCCGGCCCTGGCCTACGAGGGCGTTCCGAAAACGACGATTAAGGGTATGTTTACGACGATCGAAGCGGTCGGCGGCCACGAGGTCTTTGTCGATTCGGCCAAACACAACGCGACCCTGGCCAACATGAAACCCGTTGAGATCGAGGCTATCCTTAACGCCTACCGCGAGCGCTACAAGTTTTGGGTTATGGACGACCGTGTCAAGTATGTCTTGATTTTCAAGAACTACGGACCGGACGCCGGCGCCAGTCTGGTTCATCCCCACTCTCAGCTGACGGCGACGCCGGTTGTGCCGCCGCGCGTCGTCGAGGAGATGGAAAAAGGCGAGCGGTATTATAAGGACCGCAAGCGCTGCATTATTTGTGACTTGATCCGGGACGAGATTGCCCTGGGCAAGCGGGTCGCGTATATGAACGACCGGTTCATCGTTATCTGCCCGTTCGCGTCACGCTTTCCGTTCGAGACAATGATTCTGCCCCGGGAGCATTCGTCCAACTTCATGGATGTTTCCGACTCCGACATAGAAGCTTTAGCCGACATAATGAGCAAGCTATTCCGTCGCATGAAGGATCTCTTAAATGACCCATCGTTTAATTATCTGGTGCACGTCTCACCTCAATATGCTCCCAACTTGAGGTTCTATCACTGGCATATCGAAATCATCCCGCGTATGACTGAGGTCGCCGGTTTTGAATGGGGCGCCGGCATCTATATAAACCCGACTCCTCCGGAGGAAGCTGCCCGTGAGCTAAAAGGGGAATGA
- a CDS encoding glucosyl-3-phosphoglycerate synthase produces the protein MDVEAWFDKRTYRHQEFGNIPRLIKLKKKQKVTVSVCLPTLNSAPALDLILRVLRDILIEEYPLIDELAIIDGGSTDSTVAIAEKYGATVFYDGDGFGDLPAGGGKGDALWRSLYHLNGDIIAWLDSDIKNIHPRFVYGTVGPLLTDKSIGYVKGFYERPLTEGGMTKPSGGGRVTELVAKPLFNLYYPELSGLVQPLSGEYAGRREVLESVPFATGYGVETGLLIDIAGQFGAEAIAQVNLETRIHANQTLPALSRMAFGIMQTAFTRFERDKKVKLSKPFSTTMNKVEHHGETYSIEAKDIIVIDRPPMNTRPEYLEKRKGKKPKWPSK, from the coding sequence TTGGACGTCGAAGCCTGGTTTGACAAGCGGACCTACCGGCATCAAGAATTCGGCAATATACCACGGCTCATCAAGCTGAAGAAAAAGCAGAAGGTCACCGTCAGCGTGTGTTTGCCAACCCTGAATTCCGCTCCGGCCCTCGATTTAATCCTCCGCGTCCTGCGCGATATCCTGATCGAGGAATACCCTTTGATCGACGAGCTGGCCATTATCGACGGCGGCTCTACTGACTCGACCGTAGCCATAGCCGAGAAATATGGTGCCACCGTTTTCTATGACGGCGACGGCTTTGGCGATCTCCCGGCCGGGGGCGGCAAAGGCGACGCCCTGTGGCGCAGTCTATACCACTTAAACGGAGATATCATCGCCTGGCTGGATTCCGATATAAAAAACATCCATCCGAGATTCGTTTACGGAACAGTCGGCCCTCTTCTGACCGATAAGTCCATCGGCTATGTCAAAGGGTTTTACGAGCGGCCTCTGACCGAAGGCGGCATGACCAAGCCAAGCGGCGGCGGCCGTGTGACCGAACTGGTCGCCAAGCCCCTTTTCAACCTCTACTACCCGGAACTGTCCGGTCTTGTTCAGCCATTGAGCGGTGAGTACGCGGGGCGACGAGAGGTCTTGGAGAGTGTTCCCTTCGCGACCGGTTACGGTGTTGAAACTGGTCTCTTGATAGACATCGCGGGGCAATTCGGCGCCGAGGCTATCGCCCAGGTTAACCTGGAGACAAGGATTCACGCCAATCAGACTCTACCAGCTTTGAGCCGGATGGCTTTCGGCATTATGCAAACCGCTTTCACACGTTTCGAAAGAGACAAAAAGGTTAAGCTGAGCAAACCTTTCTCAACTACCATGAACAAAGTGGAACATCATGGTGAGACCTACTCGATCGAGGCCAAAGACATAATAGTAATAGACCGGCCGCCGATGAACACCCGGCCTGAGTATCTGGAGAAACGAAAGGGGAAAAAGCCGAAATGGCCGTCAAAGTAA
- a CDS encoding HAD-IIB family hydrolase: MAVKVIYTDIDGTMVGPGGCFLKSADGMWTLEAAATLTAAFEAGIDVVFVSGRNRNQLRETGRVIGVVNYISELGAEIIYDQGKEIIPLVEGFETGGKTVYEAILDRGLPQKLFQKFGDKLEYHTPWSKEMRFYSHLLRGYIDLEEANTWLAENGHMDLKLVDNGQLASRSENLNHLAELHAYHLIPESVDKAAALRYDMKLRGFKRDETIALGDSWADLPLAGEVGTFYLMKNGVNADAALAAAIKDLDNVVVTDRPKTLGWSDSVREALSR, translated from the coding sequence ATGGCCGTCAAAGTAATATATACGGATATAGACGGAACCATGGTCGGGCCGGGCGGTTGCTTCTTGAAATCGGCCGATGGAATGTGGACCCTAGAGGCCGCGGCAACGTTGACCGCCGCCTTCGAAGCCGGCATCGATGTCGTCTTCGTATCCGGACGGAACAGAAACCAGTTAAGAGAAACAGGCCGCGTAATCGGCGTTGTCAACTATATCAGCGAACTTGGCGCGGAGATTATCTACGACCAAGGGAAAGAGATAATACCGCTGGTCGAAGGATTCGAGACTGGTGGTAAAACAGTCTATGAGGCTATACTCGATCGAGGTTTACCCCAAAAGTTGTTCCAAAAATTCGGCGATAAACTTGAGTACCATACTCCATGGTCTAAAGAGATGCGGTTTTACTCACATCTCTTACGCGGGTATATTGACCTCGAGGAAGCCAATACCTGGTTGGCCGAAAACGGCCACATGGATCTGAAACTGGTCGATAACGGTCAACTGGCGTCGCGCAGCGAAAACCTCAACCATCTCGCGGAATTGCATGCCTACCATTTGATTCCGGAATCCGTCGACAAAGCCGCCGCGCTGCGCTATGACATGAAGCTTCGAGGATTTAAGCGGGATGAAACGATCGCGCTGGGGGATTCCTGGGCCGACCTCCCGCTGGCAGGTGAAGTGGGGACTTTCTACCTCATGAAGAACGGTGTCAACGCCGACGCGGCTTTAGCCGCGGCGATTAAGGATCTTGATAATGTCGTCGTAACGGACCGCCCCAAAACCCTCGGCTGGTCCGATTCGGTCCGGGAAGCGCTTAGCAGATAG
- a CDS encoding radical SAM protein — MMLKKRCGKIKTYEDWIQPRIVENALELLDKELPRLKDKIEYVFMCFTTDPFMHKQPAIQQLSLEILARLNQDAVKAVLISKGVYPAELSEKVFNQDNEYGSTVVSLSEDFRQRFEPFAAPAQERIAGLKRLHDAGLKTWISIEPYPTPNIIRQDLSEILEAISFVDRIVFGKWNYNKHATSYTAYKEFYNSQAEKVIKFCSARGIAYHIKEGTITLGTETGIPPHGIDSARCYI, encoded by the coding sequence ATGATGCTCAAGAAACGTTGCGGAAAGATTAAGACTTACGAAGACTGGATTCAGCCGCGTATCGTCGAAAATGCACTTGAACTCCTCGATAAAGAACTTCCTCGACTGAAAGATAAGATTGAGTACGTCTTCATGTGCTTCACAACTGACCCCTTTATGCACAAGCAGCCAGCGATTCAACAGCTGTCATTAGAAATCTTAGCTAGACTCAACCAGGATGCTGTGAAAGCTGTGCTCATTAGCAAGGGTGTTTACCCGGCAGAGCTTTCCGAAAAGGTTTTCAATCAGGACAACGAATATGGCTCGACTGTTGTCTCACTTTCAGAAGATTTCCGGCAAAGGTTTGAGCCTTTCGCAGCTCCCGCGCAAGAGAGAATCGCTGGATTGAAGCGCTTGCACGATGCTGGTCTTAAGACTTGGATTAGTATCGAACCTTATCCAACACCGAACATCATTCGTCAGGACTTAAGTGAGATACTTGAGGCAATCTCATTTGTAGATCGAATTGTCTTCGGTAAATGGAACTATAACAAGCATGCAACTAGCTATACAGCCTACAAGGAGTTCTACAACTCGCAAGCAGAAAAGGTGATTAAATTCTGTAGCGCGCGAGGGATTGCATATCACATCAAAGAAGGAACAATTACCCTAGGAACAGAAACTGGAATTCCCCCCCACGGAATTGACAGCGCTCGCTGCTACATCTAA
- the tcmP gene encoding three-Cys-motif partner protein TcmP has product MKKPTEFFKEKRPWSKMKDAILGKYLVPYLAKVKKLGQVIIIIDGFAGCGKYSDGTDGSPLIICKIIQKMQKTGVQAFGVFIEKDDKCFSTLANELKPYVSEEIALPVPGDFEALTSKISGLPPTSPMFIYIDPFGLKGMRMSQLESVLGRAVLQSTEVLINFSFQTLLREAKVSPDLVRDVMGGDEHEAVLEDSSLKLREKEIRVLEIYKDKHRRYFRYVGSCPILYKEDKAKYHLVYATNNFEGIKTMNDIMHNEVNAFYSEGKLFPTMPAEEEKDLKVLRTHIVDTVRAAGLITRGQIKEILIPSLFRIYHSGDYGRIIETLIDDGVLYSETGKKRINDNVRLSMTQFETHNA; this is encoded by the coding sequence GTGAAAAAACCAACGGAGTTCTTTAAAGAGAAACGTCCATGGTCGAAGATGAAAGATGCGATTCTTGGAAAGTATCTTGTCCCTTACCTCGCAAAGGTAAAGAAGCTAGGTCAGGTAATCATAATTATCGACGGTTTTGCTGGATGCGGTAAGTATTCCGATGGCACTGATGGATCACCACTAATTATATGTAAGATTATTCAAAAAATGCAGAAGACCGGTGTGCAAGCATTTGGCGTCTTTATTGAAAAAGATGATAAGTGTTTTTCGACATTAGCCAATGAGCTCAAACCGTATGTTTCAGAGGAGATTGCGCTACCTGTCCCTGGTGATTTTGAGGCATTAACGTCTAAAATATCTGGTTTACCGCCAACGTCCCCGATGTTTATATACATTGACCCATTTGGATTAAAAGGCATGCGAATGTCACAGCTTGAGTCAGTTCTTGGGCGCGCAGTCCTTCAATCAACAGAGGTTTTAATAAATTTCAGCTTTCAGACTCTCTTGAGAGAGGCTAAAGTCTCGCCTGATCTTGTTCGTGATGTTATGGGTGGCGATGAGCATGAGGCAGTCTTAGAGGATTCAAGCTTGAAGTTGCGCGAAAAGGAAATACGAGTGCTTGAAATATATAAGGACAAGCACAGGAGGTATTTTAGATACGTAGGTTCTTGTCCCATTCTATATAAGGAAGACAAGGCCAAGTATCATTTGGTTTATGCGACAAATAATTTTGAAGGCATCAAGACGATGAACGATATTATGCATAATGAGGTAAATGCTTTCTACTCCGAAGGCAAGTTATTCCCAACGATGCCCGCTGAAGAGGAGAAAGACTTAAAGGTCCTGAGAACTCATATTGTTGATACGGTGAGAGCAGCAGGGCTTATTACTAGAGGGCAGATAAAGGAGATTCTTATTCCAAGTTTGTTCCGAATATATCACTCGGGCGATTATGGACGGATAATAGAGACGCTGATTGATGACGGAGTTCTTTATTCAGAGACTGGCAAGAAGAGAATCAATGACAATGTTAGACTTTCAATGACTCAATTTGAAACCCACAATGCTTAA
- a CDS encoding glycerate kinase, protein MRILVAPDKFKGSLTALEAAQAMERGIRRVLPNARVVMVPLADGGEGTVEAMVNVPGGQTINITVTGPLGNAVRSKFGLIGPSVISQMGLGAKGTGMFSGIIEMALASGLALVPPDKRNPMITTTYGTGELIRAALHENCMKIIIGIGGSATTDGGMGMAQALGVTFFDPNGMELGLGSGQYLSQVAEIDITGLDKGAREATIIIASDVRNPLSGPDGAAVIYGPQKGATPEMVKRLDEGMAHYASVIKKQLGVDVDDVPGAGAAGGLGAGLMAFLGAEMRSGVEVIMDAVWFDHKLTDVDLVLTGEGNIDAQTVFGKVVAGVARRSKAKGIPVIAIGGGVTPEAEPLLAIGVKEMHQFVTPGMSFEFAVDNAAVLLEDKTAEVVSRFIQDTSQK, encoded by the coding sequence ATGAGAATCCTAGTCGCCCCGGATAAATTCAAGGGTAGCCTGACCGCCTTGGAGGCAGCCCAGGCGATGGAACGAGGCATCCGAAGGGTCCTTCCGAACGCTCGCGTGGTTATGGTGCCGCTCGCTGACGGAGGCGAGGGAACCGTTGAGGCGATGGTCAATGTTCCCGGAGGCCAAACGATAAACATAACCGTTACGGGGCCGTTAGGCAACGCGGTCAGATCCAAATTCGGGCTTATCGGTCCGAGCGTTATCAGCCAGATGGGTTTGGGCGCCAAGGGAACCGGGATGTTCAGCGGCATTATAGAAATGGCGCTGGCTTCGGGTCTGGCGCTCGTGCCGCCCGACAAACGCAATCCGATGATCACGACAACGTACGGCACCGGCGAACTGATCCGGGCCGCTCTCCACGAAAACTGCATGAAAATAATCATCGGCATCGGAGGCAGCGCCACAACCGACGGAGGAATGGGCATGGCCCAGGCGTTGGGGGTCACTTTCTTCGACCCGAACGGCATGGAATTGGGTTTAGGAAGCGGCCAATATCTGTCTCAAGTTGCCGAGATCGACATAACCGGACTGGACAAAGGAGCGCGGGAAGCGACGATTATTATCGCCTCCGACGTCCGCAATCCGTTAAGCGGCCCCGACGGAGCGGCGGTGATTTACGGGCCGCAGAAAGGCGCGACTCCGGAAATGGTAAAACGCCTTGATGAAGGCATGGCGCACTACGCCTCGGTTATAAAAAAGCAATTGGGCGTTGATGTCGATGACGTTCCGGGCGCGGGCGCGGCAGGCGGTTTAGGAGCCGGCCTCATGGCTTTCTTGGGCGCCGAGATGCGGTCGGGCGTCGAGGTAATCATGGACGCGGTCTGGTTCGACCACAAACTCACCGATGTTGATCTGGTTTTGACCGGAGAGGGGAACATCGACGCGCAGACGGTTTTCGGAAAGGTTGTCGCGGGCGTCGCCAGACGTTCAAAGGCAAAAGGCATTCCGGTTATCGCCATCGGCGGCGGCGTTACTCCCGAAGCCGAACCGTTATTGGCCATCGGCGTCAAAGAGATGCATCAATTCGTGACGCCGGGGATGAGTTTCGAGTTCGCCGTTGACAACGCCGCTGTACTACTGGAGGACAAAACCGCCGAAGTCGTCTCAAGATTCATTCAGGATACTTCACAAAAATAG
- a CDS encoding TIGR00725 family protein has translation MSPIPIYIAVVGSGQCTDEVKAEAREVGRLVAAAEAILICGGLGGVMDAAAEGAKSAGGMTVGILPDHIRVGASRFLDVSIPSGMGEMRNALVVRAADAIIAVHGEYGTLSEIALAMKTGKPVIGLNTWEFSRPNSDIESLIRAKTPKEAVDMAITAVRG, from the coding sequence ATGAGTCCTATACCTATCTATATAGCGGTGGTCGGCTCGGGGCAATGCACCGATGAAGTCAAGGCGGAAGCCCGCGAGGTCGGCCGGCTGGTGGCCGCAGCCGAAGCCATTCTGATTTGCGGCGGACTTGGCGGCGTTATGGACGCCGCCGCCGAAGGCGCAAAATCGGCCGGCGGCATGACCGTAGGCATACTCCCGGACCATATTAGAGTGGGCGCCAGCCGTTTCCTAGATGTCTCAATCCCTTCCGGTATGGGCGAAATGCGAAACGCCCTGGTAGTGCGAGCTGCCGACGCCATCATCGCCGTACACGGCGAATACGGGACGCTTTCGGAAATCGCGCTGGCGATGAAGACCGGGAAACCGGTTATCGGTCTGAATACATGGGAGTTCTCCAGACCGAACAGCGATATCGAAAGTTTAATCCGGGCAAAAACCCCTAAAGAGGCGGTCGACATGGCCATAACGGCAGTGAGGGGTTAA
- a CDS encoding peptidase MA family metallohydrolase codes for MNRYLGEKCKNHPILDADGRCATCWGYFCDACLEDIGNHRYCEECAPSAVEKYNAKQQVTVEERKRLDMRLLLYTLVLLLAVIIGGWIVYSMGGIDQYFGNYIASYQVLSKPISLGSKLNGFEVAKTNNFNIFYHSADFANVVIVNVEDHFNKILGDTLIYKKDVMARGKFNIIIVADNNELQKLFPDVLTNRAALTDYETKSIVLVEANETGNVQIDLTHELAHAIFFERMRSGNKIPNWLHEGLSSFEEAKFDSTQIDARWATFGPDIVQGGGLPLNQLVLTDNTGPEEVNLFYAESYSVVAYMINTYGMDKFVKMAAQIQNGGETNKVINDVYKPDLTGLSDLERKWRESLG; via the coding sequence ATGAATCGTTATCTAGGCGAAAAATGCAAGAACCATCCGATCCTTGACGCCGACGGCCGCTGCGCCACATGCTGGGGCTACTTTTGTGACGCTTGCCTGGAAGACATCGGCAATCATCGGTATTGCGAGGAATGCGCTCCGTCCGCCGTGGAGAAATACAACGCCAAGCAGCAGGTGACTGTGGAAGAACGGAAGCGGCTCGATATGCGTCTGCTTCTCTATACCCTCGTGTTGCTGTTGGCGGTTATAATCGGCGGCTGGATCGTTTATTCCATGGGTGGTATAGACCAGTACTTCGGCAACTATATCGCTTCATATCAGGTATTGAGTAAACCGATTTCTCTAGGTTCCAAGCTGAACGGATTTGAGGTCGCCAAAACCAACAATTTCAACATCTTCTATCACAGCGCTGACTTTGCCAATGTGGTCATTGTTAATGTTGAAGACCATTTCAACAAGATCCTTGGCGACACGCTTATCTATAAGAAGGACGTAATGGCCCGCGGAAAATTCAATATCATTATCGTCGCGGACAACAACGAACTTCAGAAACTCTTTCCTGACGTCCTGACCAACCGCGCGGCCTTGACCGATTACGAAACGAAATCGATTGTTCTGGTTGAGGCAAACGAAACCGGAAACGTGCAGATAGACTTGACTCACGAGCTTGCCCACGCCATATTTTTTGAGCGCATGAGAAGCGGAAACAAGATTCCCAACTGGCTCCATGAGGGACTATCGTCATTCGAGGAAGCCAAATTCGATTCGACGCAAATCGACGCGCGCTGGGCGACTTTCGGTCCCGATATAGTCCAGGGCGGCGGTCTGCCGCTGAATCAACTTGTTCTGACCGACAATACCGGCCCGGAAGAAGTCAACCTGTTCTACGCGGAGAGCTATAGCGTCGTCGCTTATATGATCAACACTTACGGGATGGACAAATTCGTTAAGATGGCGGCCCAGATCCAGAACGGCGGCGAAACAAACAAAGTCATCAACGATGTTTACAAACCCGATCTAACCGGTTTGTCAGACTTAGAAAGGAAATGGCGGGAGTCGCTGGGCTAG
- a CDS encoding aspartate-semialdehyde dehydrogenase, with translation MKEYNVAVAGATGAVGNKMLEILDERDFPVKSIRLLASERSVGKRLKFRCENIEVEQLTPDSFKDIDIALFSCGSARSKEFAPHAAAAGAVVIDNSSAWRMDPEVPLVVPEVNPEDVKLHKGIIANPNCSTIAMIVPLKPLHDAARVKRVVVSTFQSVSGTGQKAIDELRRQTEAIVAGDKPEANVYPQQIAFNVLPQIETFLPNGYTTEEMKLLNETRKMLHDDEIRVTMTCVRVPVYICHSEAVNLETEKKLTAAQARSILEKAPGVKVMDDPENGVWPTPLIGAGRDECFVGRIREDESIENGLNLWLVSDNLRKGAALNAVQIAELL, from the coding sequence GTGAAAGAGTATAATGTGGCGGTCGCCGGGGCGACCGGAGCCGTTGGTAATAAGATGCTGGAGATCCTGGATGAACGGGATTTTCCGGTTAAGTCTATCCGCTTATTGGCCAGCGAACGAAGCGTCGGCAAAAGGCTTAAGTTCCGCTGCGAGAACATCGAGGTCGAACAACTCACCCCGGATTCTTTTAAGGACATAGATATCGCGCTTTTCAGTTGCGGGAGCGCGCGGAGCAAAGAATTCGCGCCGCACGCGGCCGCGGCCGGAGCAGTTGTAATCGATAACTCCAGCGCCTGGCGGATGGATCCGGAGGTTCCTCTGGTTGTGCCGGAGGTCAATCCTGAAGACGTCAAGCTGCATAAAGGGATCATTGCCAACCCGAACTGTTCCACCATTGCCATGATCGTCCCGTTAAAGCCTTTGCATGACGCCGCTCGCGTCAAACGTGTCGTTGTCTCGACCTTCCAGTCGGTCAGCGGAACCGGGCAGAAAGCCATCGACGAACTCCGCCGTCAGACCGAGGCGATCGTTGCCGGCGACAAGCCGGAGGCTAACGTCTACCCGCAGCAAATCGCCTTCAACGTGCTGCCGCAGATTGAGACCTTCTTGCCGAACGGCTATACCACTGAAGAGATGAAACTTTTAAACGAGACTCGCAAAATGCTTCACGACGACGAGATTCGGGTCACCATGACCTGCGTCCGGGTACCTGTCTATATCTGCCACAGCGAAGCCGTCAACCTCGAGACCGAGAAGAAACTTACCGCCGCGCAGGCGCGCTCGATCCTGGAGAAGGCGCCGGGGGTAAAGGTAATGGACGATCCGGAGAACGGCGTCTGGCCAACTCCGCTTATCGGCGCCGGCCGGGACGAGTGTTTTGTCGGCCGGATCAGGGAAGACGAGTCGATCGAGAACGGGCTTAACTTGTGGCTGGTGTCGGATAATCTGCGGAAAGGGGCGGCGCTTAACGCCGTTCAGATCGCGGAGCTACTATAG